The DNA window TAATCAGTAGGCAGTAGGCAGTAGGCAGAAACCAGAAACCAGAAACCAGGAACCAGAAACTTTTACTCTATGTCAAAAGGCGCGAAAACCAGAGACAAGATCCTCCAGAAGGCTGCCAGCTTGGCCAGCATCTGTGGACTTGAGGATATATCCATTGGCAAGCTGGCCAAGGCCACCGGTCTTTCGAAAAGCGGTCTTTTCGCCCACTTCAACTCCAAGGAGAACCTTCAGGCCCAGGTTCTCCAGTGGGTCGGGGATATGTTCCTGGAGGAGGTCCTGCGCCCTGCCTTCAAGGAACCCAGGGGCGTCCCCCGTATCCGGGCCATTTACGAAAACTGGAAAAAGTGGATCGGCGGCGACTCCCTGCCGGGAGGGTGCGTCATGATCGCCAGTTCC is part of the bacterium genome and encodes:
- a CDS encoding TetR/AcrR family transcriptional regulator gives rise to the protein MSKGAKTRDKILQKAASLASICGLEDISIGKLAKATGLSKSGLFAHFNSKENLQAQVLQWVGDMFLEEVLRPAFKEPRGVPRIRAIYENWKKWIGGDSLPGGCVMIASSTEFDDRPGVVRDETVKMMNGLLDVLARSAGIAIGEGHFRPDTDPRQFAFEFESILHGYHLLERLLKDPDATRRSDLAMERLLSAYEAKTRKPE